The Gemmatimonadota bacterium sequence GTGTTAAGTTGGACCACAGGCTGCCGCGGGCATCGAGCAGGTCAGTTTCTCCAGGCCTTGCAGGTGCGGCCTGATCCATGATCATCCTGAATCGATCCAGTTCCGCCTGGTACGCCCGGCACTGGTCGCAATCCTCGAGATGGCTGTCCAGCGCTCGCTGATCCGTATCGGACAATTCACCGTACTGGGAGAGTTCCAGCCATTTCTCCCACTTTGCGTGAGATCGATCCTTGTCTTCTTTCATGTTCGTATGTCCTCGAGTTGACTGCGCATCCGCCTGGTGGCGTCGAATAGGTATTTCTTCACGGTGCCTTCGGCGCATTCCATGATGCCTGCGATTTCCCTCAGCTTGAATCCCTCGTGGTGACGCAGCACGAACACGGTTCGCAGCCGGGGCGAAAGGGTGCTGACG is a genomic window containing:
- a CDS encoding sigma-70 family RNA polymerase sigma factor — its product is VSTLSPRLRTVFVLRHHEGFKLREIAGIMECAEGTVKKYLFDATRRMRSQLEDIRT